Proteins co-encoded in one Arachis hypogaea cultivar Tifrunner chromosome 11, arahy.Tifrunner.gnm2.J5K5, whole genome shotgun sequence genomic window:
- the LOC140176034 gene encoding zinc finger BED domain-containing protein RICESLEEPER 3-like translates to MGVAAILDPRYKLDGFEYKFARVCEDPNECTRKVERIKQACYELLHEYQKNTSNSSNMSMESTQELRVNADEDDDVGYQLYIRQKKKEKGSFVKTEFDHYVEEDVHPLTPDFDILAWWKINGVRFPTLQKISRDIFAI, encoded by the coding sequence ATGGGTGTTGCTGCAATTCTAGATCCTAGGTATAAGCTTGATGGGTTTGAATATAAGTTTGCTAGGGTATGTGAAGATCCTAATGAATGCACAAGGAAAGTTGAGAGAATCAAACAAGCATGTTATGAGTTACTTCATGAATATCAAAAGAATACATCTAATTCAAGCAATATGTCAATGGAATCTACACAAGAGCTTAGGGTTAATgcagatgaagatgatgatgttggTTATCAATTGTATATTagacaaaagaagaaggaaaaaggttCATTTGTGAAGACGGAATTTGATCACTATGTAGAGGAAGATGTTCATCCTTTAACTCCTGATTTTGATATATTAGCCTGGTGGAAGATAAATGGAGTTAGGTTTCCAACTCTTCAGAAAATTTCAAGAGACATATTTGCtatttga
- the LOC112720326 gene encoding glycine-rich RNA-binding protein 4, mitochondrial — translation MNMMLASFPVYPKPFASVRAEFHTQQSSFLKFAPHSYPLASKILVKNLPYTTGETTLQKEFSNFGKIAEVKVAKDVKTKRSKGYAFIQYMCQDDAMLALETMDQKDFYGRTIHVEIAKLGWDDYGARPRTSGPQKKWTLPEPEQEEVVDCWY, via the exons ATGAACATGATGCTGGCTTCGTTCCCTGTATACCCAAAACCCTTTGCAAGCGTTAGAGCAGAATTCCACACACAGCAATCTTCTTTTCTCAAGTTCGCACCTCATTCCTATCCTCTTGCAAGCAAAATCCTTGTTAAGA ATTTGCCATATACTACTGGTGAGACTACTTTGCAAAAGGAATTTTCGAATTTTGGCAAGATAGCTGAAG TTAAGGTTGCTAAAGATGTAAAAACGAAAAGATCAAAAGGATATGCTTTTATTCAATACATGTGTCAAGATGACGCCATGCTTGCGCTAGAAACAATGGATCAGAAG GATTTTTATGGTAGGACGATTCATGTAGAAATCGCAAAGCTTGGCTGGGATGATTATGGTGCACGGCCAAGGACCTCAGGGCCCCAAAAGAAATGGACTTTGCCAGAGCCAGAGCAAGAGGAGGTGGTAGATTGCTGGTACTGA
- the LOC112721022 gene encoding probable galacturan 1,4-alpha-galacturonidase SALK6 isoform X1, producing MDRIHGRNPIAEINGLCFIDLIKCYLMAQEPLKAMEISGGISPANLTEVQMEKQLEDHVEVLLNLKVSGLKIQNSTQFHMIFNGCQGVQIDRLSISSPKLSPNTDGDDRISIGPGTANVDIDGVTCGPSHGIRYILTNYW from the exons ATGGACCGGATTCATGGCCGGAATCCGATAGCCGAAATCAATGGCTTGTGTTTTATAGACTTGATCAAATGTTACTTAATGGCACAGGAACCATTGAAGGCAATGGAGATAAGTGGTGGGATCTCCCCTGCAAACCTCACAGA AGTGCAGATGGAAAAACAACTTGAGGACCATGTGGAAGTCTTGCT CAACTTGAAGGTGAGTGGTCTGAAAATCCAAAACAGCACTCAGTTCCACATGATTTTCAATGGCTGCCAAGGAGTACAAATAGATAGGCTGTCCATTTCTTCACCTAAACTCAGCCCCAACACTGATG GTGATGACCGCATTTCAATTGGACCCGGCACTGCAAACGTGGACATAGATGGTGTCACTTGTGGTCCTAGCCATGGGATTAGGTACATACTTACCAATTATTGGTGA
- the LOC112721022 gene encoding polygalacturonase At1g48100-like isoform X2, whose product MEISGGISPANLTEVQMEKQLEDHVEVLLNLKVSGLKIQNSTQFHMIFNGCQGVQIDRLSISSPKLSPNTDGDDRISIGPGTANVDIDGVTCGPSHGIRYILTNYW is encoded by the exons ATGGAGATAAGTGGTGGGATCTCCCCTGCAAACCTCACAGA AGTGCAGATGGAAAAACAACTTGAGGACCATGTGGAAGTCTTGCT CAACTTGAAGGTGAGTGGTCTGAAAATCCAAAACAGCACTCAGTTCCACATGATTTTCAATGGCTGCCAAGGAGTACAAATAGATAGGCTGTCCATTTCTTCACCTAAACTCAGCCCCAACACTGATG GTGATGACCGCATTTCAATTGGACCCGGCACTGCAAACGTGGACATAGATGGTGTCACTTGTGGTCCTAGCCATGGGATTAGGTACATACTTACCAATTATTGGTGA